From a single Rosa rugosa chromosome 7, drRosRugo1.1, whole genome shotgun sequence genomic region:
- the LOC133720164 gene encoding disease resistance-like protein DSC1, translated as MAAASSCSDIIPREKYDVFLSFRGEDTRNSFTSHLYEALCRNKIQTYIDYKLERGDEISPALLKAISESKLSVIIFSKNYASSTWCLEELVHILQCRDKQFVIPIFYGVDPSHVRRKLGSYADAFVKHEERVEDNPDKVLRWRDALTTAANISGFDSQTIRVESELIKTVVEDILEKLNRESSSCLEGKVGIKKKIQQVESLLCLHSLDVQTLGIWGMGGIGKTTIAEVVFGRLSSQFEACCFIANVSESEAKHVLNDLRNQILCELLQKENLRMATSYTISNSERERLRRTKALIVLDGVSAFRQIQVLVGGDNMFGPGSRILVTTRNKRIFGNLVNEDKIYEVKELDVDEALELFYLRANVSFPGDYTTFAEQVVDYARGNPLALTILGSVFSHCRSKEDWESELDKVKKFPSQDIQNVLRLSYDGLEENEKDIFLDIACYYKGERIDYANRMLHASGFCANAGIRLLIDMSLISVDKCSRFIKMHDLIQEMGHKIVRDQGVKNPGKRSRLWIANDVCYVLQNNRGTGAIECLVMSLDHISDLDIKPSAFKQMHNLRLLKLHFERYCDPMSCVNKVHLPRGLECLPQALRIMQWDGYPLNSLPSKFCAEKLVELRMRNSRLQRLWNEGVKINLGSLKHIDLSDSQHLADVSALIESPNLETIILECCTSLVQLPSFQHLAKLTDLNLYSCFNLKILPEMPGNLESLYLDGTAIEELPSSIWCLEKLYRLGLEECEELKNLPSTPCRLNSLRILSLEGCLSLECLPVELPSGLEYLYLSSCESLGSLPVELPSGLKSLSLRNCKSLGSLPVELPSGLEHLYLSSCESLGSLPVELPSGLKSLSLRNCKSLGSLPVELPSGLKELILSGCESLGSLPVKLPSGLKKLDLRDCVSLGSLPVELPSVLENLYLSNCKSLGSLPKLPWLLNDLQADGCMSLERIAPVQGWDQYFNRLKEFRIEHFEQHIFINCLKLDQSARSNIMADAQLRVMRIAYVPGEITIVCPGNKIPKWLRYQSEGCSINIKLPPHWHREGFMGFALCIVVAFNNYTPPDIGTSFLSCETHHKTNNCQELRRKPITKLPDNLNSDHVFVWYFRPEYVVLESAINRQDWVKASEASFDFILYNILRSTGSCQKINPFAPFTVRVKRCGVSLLYAQDLENFFGGIDEDVVMEPKQVVEKEDIIIKTKETRRPV; from the exons ATGGCTGCTGCTTCTTCTTGCTCTGATATCATCCCTCGGGAGAAGTATGATGTATTTCTTAGTTTCAGAGGCGAGGACACCCGGAATAGTTTTACCAGCCATCTTTATGAGGCTTTATGTCGGAACAAAATCCAAACTTACATAGATTACAAACTGGAGAGAGGAGATGAAATCTCACCTGCCCTTCTCAAAGCAATCAGCGAATCGAAGCTCTCAGTTATCATTTTCTCCAAAAACTATGCTTCTTCTACATGGTGCTTGGAAGAACTTGTGCACATACTCCAATGCAGAGATAAACAGTTTGTTATACCCATCTTCTACGGCGTAGATCCATCACATGTACGCAGAAAATTGGGGAGTTATGCAGATGCATTTGTTAAACACGAGGAACGTGTCGAGGACAATCCGGACAAGGTGCTCAGGTGGAGAGATGCTTTGACAACAGCAGCCAATATATCTGGGTTTGATTCCCAAACTATTAG GGTCGAGTCTGAATTAATTAAGACTGTGGTCGAAGACATTTTGGAAAAATTGAACCGCGAATCGTCAAGTTGTTTAGAGGGCAAGGTTGGAATCAAAAAAAAGATTCAACAAGTTGAATCGTTATTATGCCTTCACTCACTGGATGTCCAGACTCTAGGTATTTGGGGTATGGGTGGTATCGGTAAGACCACCATTGCTGAGGTTGTATTTGGTCGTCTCTCTTCTCAATTCGAAGCTTGCTGCTTTATTGCAAATGTTAGCGAATCAGAAGCGAAACATGTACTAAATGATTTGCGGAATCAGATTCTTTGTGAACTACTGCAGAAAGAAAATCTACGTATGGCCACTTCATATACTATATCAAATTCTGAACGAGAGAGGCTTCGCCGTACAAAGGCCCTCATTGTTCTTGATGGTGTGAGTGCTTTCCGCCAAATACAAGTTTTAGTTGGAGGTGACAATATGTTTGGCCCTGGAAGTAGAATCCTTGTAACAACCAGAAATAAACGCATATTTGGGAACCTTGTTAATGAAGATAAGATATATGAGGTTAAGGAATTAGACGTTGATGAAGCTCTTGAGCTCTTTTATTTGAGAGCTAATGTCTCTTTCCCAGGTGATTATACGACTTTTGCAGAACAGGTGGTAGATTATGCTAGGGGCAATCCATTGGCTCTTACAATATTGGGCTCCGTATTCTCTCATTGCAGGAGCAAAGAAGACTGGGAAAGTGAATTAGATAAAGTGAAAAAATTTCCCAGCCAAGATATCCAGAATGTGTTGAGGTTAAGTTATGATGGATTAGAAGAAAATGAGAAGGATATATTTCTCGATATCGCATGTTACTATAAAGGAGAGCGTATAGATTATGCAAACAGAATGTTACATGCCTCTGGTTTCTGTGCGAATGCAGGGATAAGACTTCTCATTGATATGTCTCTCATATCCGTGGATAAATGTTCCAGATTCATTAAGATGCATGATTTGATACAAGAAATGGGTCATAAAATTGTTCGTGATCAAGGTGTTAAGAATCCCGGGAAACGCAGTAGATTGTGGATTGCTAATGATGTCTGTTATGTATTGCAAAATAATAGG GGAACTGGAGCAATTGAATGCTTAGTCATGAGCCTGGACCACATTTCAGATCTTGACATAAAACCTTCAGCCTTCAAACAGATGCATAATCTAAGATTACTTAAGTTACATTTTGAGCGTTACTGCGACCCAATGTCATGCGTCAACAAAGTTCACCTTCCTCGAGGTCTCGAGTGTCTTCCTCAAGCCCTTAGAATTATGCAGTGGGATGGCTACCCTTTGAATTCTCTGCCATCAAAGTTTTGTGCAGAAAAGCTTGTTGAGCTTCGTATGCGGAACAGCCGACTTCAGCGACTTTGGAATGAAGGCGTGAAG ATCAATCTTGGGAGCTTAAAACATATCGATCTTAGTGACTCCCAGCACCTGGCTGATGTTTCAGCTCTGATTGAGAGCCCAAATCTCGAGACAATTATTCTTGAATGTTGTACAAGTTTGGTTCAACTTCCTTCTTTTCAGCATCTTGCCAAGCTTACTGATCTCAATCTGTACAGCTGCTTCAATCTCAAAATTCTCCCAGAGATGCCAGGCAATCTGGAAAGCTTATACTTGGATGGTACTGCAATAGAAGAATTGCCTTCATCAATTTGGTGTCTCGAGAAGCTTTATAGATTGGGTCTTGAAGAATGTGAAGAGCTTAAGAATCTTCCAAGCACCCCTTGTAGGCTGAATTCGCTCCGAATTCTTAGTCTAGAGGGCTGCCTCTCTCTTGAGTGTTTGCCTGTCGAGCTCCCTTCTGGGCTGGAATACCTTTACTTGAGCAGTTGCGAGAGTCTTGGGTCTTTGCCTGTCGAGCTCCCTTCTGGGCTAAAGTCCCTGAGCTTGAGGAATTGCAAGAGTCTTGGGTCTTTGCCTGTCGAGCTCCCTTCTGGGCTGGAACACCTTTACTTGAGCAGTTGCGAGAGTCTTGGGTCTTTGCCTGTCGAGCTCCCTTCTGGGCTAAAGTCCCTGAGCTTGAGGAATTGCAAGAGTCTTGGGTCTTTGCCTGTCGAGCTCCCTTCTGGGCTGAAGGAACTGATCTTGAGCGGTTGCGAGAGTCTTGGGTCTTTGCCTGTCAAGCTACCTTCTGGGCTGAAGAAACTGGACTTGAGAGATTGTGTGAGTCTTGGGTCTTTGCCCGTGGAGCTCCCCTCTGTGCTGGAGAACCTGTATTTGAGCAATTGCAAGAGTCTTGGGTCTTTACCGAAGCTGCCATGGCTTCTAAACGATTTACAAGCAGATGGCTGCATGTCACTAGAGAGGATTGCCCCGGTACAAGGTTGGGATCAATATTTCAACCGTTTAAAAGAATTCAGGATTGAGCATTTCGAGCAGCATATATTTATAAATTGCCTGAAATTGGATCAGAGTGCAAGGAGCAACATAATGGCTGATGCACAGCTTCGAGTCATGCGAATTGCATATGTCCCAGGCGAAATTACAATTGTTTGTCCGGGAAATAAAATTCCAAAGTGGTTGAGGTATCAAAGTGAGGGGTGTTCGATAAATATCAAGCTTCCTCCTCATTGGCATCGTGAAGGCTTCATGGGTTTCGCTCTATGCATTGTGGTTGCATTCAACAACTATACGCCACCCGATATTGGGACTTCCTTCTTGAGTTGTGAAACCCATCACAAAACTAATAATTGTCAAGAACTTCGTCGGAAACCCATCACAAAACTACCAGATAATCTCAATTCAGATCATGTGTTCGTGTGGTATTTCCGCCCTGAATATGTTGTATTAGAAAGTGCAATCAATCGCCAGGATTGGGTAAAAGCATCCGAGGCCTCTTTTGACTTCATATTGTACAATATACTGAGAAGCACCGGATCTTGCCAGAAAATAAATCCTTTTGCCCCGTTCACTGTGAGGGTGAAAAGGTGTGGAGTCTCCTTGTTGTATGCTCAAGATCTTGAAAACTTCTTTGGAGGCATTGATGAAGATGTTGTTATGGAACCAAAACAAGTAGTTGAAAAAGAAGATATCATCATCAAAACTAAAGAGACGAGGCGGCCAGTTTGA